In one window of Camelus bactrianus isolate YW-2024 breed Bactrian camel chromosome 13, ASM4877302v1, whole genome shotgun sequence DNA:
- the ORC1 gene encoding origin recognition complex subunit 1, with product MAHYPTRLKTRQIYSWVGRPLLDRKLHCQTYKEMSVKKEGCSTEIHIQVGQFVLIEGDDDENPYVAKLLELFEDDSATYSKKRARVQWFMRFCEVPVNKQNLLGRKPAAQEIFWYDYPACNSNINAETIIGHVQVVALAPGEVIPMDLKNEKTFFVKLSWNEKKFEPLSPELIAQLDKLQEGSPRCQKPLEAKTKSTESPSWTTEHAVKRIESRHSTSKSRQTPSHPVTPRARKRLELSSFPRTPNTRISQQTSRASLDSPGRTKRKVAFSEITSPSKRSQPDGAQTLSPALQAPEKTGEIQHSCAKDDKKASPDCHMILRTRVPALKTTEISEERTLTPTRGGRKSSVVPLVVLKPENIRKREAKEPEFRDEATSTPHRIRRKSSLLTLNRIRQQLRFLGNSKSDEEGEEFLPAAEISDSGSEEDEASPPPLPRRTHSSVSRNLRSSMKSSLQTPSKTPKKTPEPRTPRHATPRIRSRNLAAQEPTNTLEEARLRLHVSAVPQSLPCREQEFQDIYNFVESKLLDHTGGCMYISGVPGTGKTATVHEVIRCLQQAAQANDVPPFQYIEVNGMKLTEPHQVYVQILQKLTGQRATANHAAELLAKRFRTRGSSQDTTVLLVDELDLLWTQKQDVMYNLFDWPTHKEARLVVLTIANTMDLPERIMMNRVSSRLGLTRMSFQPYTHSQLQQILVSRLEHLKAFEDDAIQLVARKVAALSGDARRCLDICRRATEICEYSHQKPGSPGLVTTAHLLEAVDEMFSSSYITAIKNSSVLEQSFLRAILAEFRRSGLEEATFQQVYSQHVALCRMEGLPYPTMSEAMAVCSHLGSCRLLLVEPSRNDLLLRVRLNVSQDDVLYALKEE from the exons ATGGCGCACTATCCTACAAGGCTGAAGACCAGACAGATTTATTCCTGGGTTGGCAGGCCATTGTTGGATCGAAAACTACACTGCCAAACCTACAA AGAAATGAGTGTGAAAAAAGAAGGTTGTTCGACTGAAATTCATATCCAAGTTGGACAGTTTGTGTTGATTGAAGGAGATGATGATGAAAATCCATATGTTGCTAAATTGCTTGAGTTGTTTGAAGACG ATTCTGCAACTTATTCCAAGAAACGTGCTCGAGTACAGTGGTTTATGCGATTCTGTGAAGTCCCTGTCAATAAGCAGAATTTGCTGGGCCGAAAGCCTGCTGCACAAGAGATATTCTGGTATGATTACCCTGCCTGTAACAGCAACATTAATGCCGAGACCATCATTGGCCATGTGCAG GTAGTAGCTTTAGCCCCAGGGGAAGTAATACCTATGgatctgaaaaatgagaagacaTTCTTTGTGAAACTATCTTGGAATGAGAAAAAATTTGAACCACTATCTCCAGAACTAATTGCACAGTTGGATAAGCTACAAGAAGGCAGCCCTAGATGCCAGAAGCCCTTGGAAGCCAAAACTAAGAGTACAGAAAGCCCTTCTTGGACCACAGAACATGCAGTCAAAAGGATTGAATCAAGGCACTCCACCTCCAAATCTCGCCAAACTCCTTCCCATCCTGTCACCCCAAGGGCAAGGAAGAGGCTGGAGCTCAGCA GTTTCCCTAGGACACCTAACACTAGGATTTCCCAGCAGACTTCGAGAGCCTCATTGGATTCTCCTGGAAGAACAAAACGGAAAGTGGCCTTCTCGGAGATCACCTCACCTTCTAAGAGATCTCAGCCTGATGGGGCTCAGACCTTGTCTCCAGCTCTGCAAGCCCCAGAGAAAACTGGAGAGATTCAACACTCTTGTGCCAAGGATGACAAGAAGGCTTCACCTGATTGTCACATGATCTTGAGAACTCGAGTCCCAGCTTTGAAAACGACAGAGATTAGTGAAGAAAGAACACTTACCCCTACCAGGGGGGGACGGAAATCCTCGGTGGTGCCTTTGGTGGTTCTGAAACCAGAAAACATCAGAAAGAG GGAGGCCAAAGAGCCAGAATTTCGGGATGAAGCTACCTCTACTCCCCATCGTATCCGCAGAAAGAGTTCTCTCCTGACTTTGAACCGGATTAGGCAGCAACTTAG GTTTTTAGGTAATAGTAAAAGTGACGAAGAAGGGGAAGAGTTTCTGCCGGCAGCAGAGATTTCAGACTCTGGCAGTGAGGAGGATGAGGCCTCTCCACCCCCCCTTCCAAGGAGAACACACAGCAGTGTGTCCAGGAACCTACGCTCTTCTATGAAGTCATCCTTACAGACTCCCTCCAAAACACCAAAGAAAACT CCCGAGCCCAGAACACCACGTCATGCAACTCCCAGAATCCGCAGCCGAAACCTGGCTGCCCAGGAGCCCACCAACACACTGGAGGAGGCCCGGCTGAG GCTGCATGTTTCTGCTGTACCTCAGTCTCTTCCTTGTCGGGAACAGGAATTCCAAGACATCTACAACTTTGTGGAAAGCAAACTCCTTGACCATACTGGAGG GTGCATGTACATCTCTGGGGTCCCTGGGACAGGGAAGACTGCCACTGTGCACGAGGTGATACGCTGCTTACAGCAGGCAGCCCAAGCAAATGATGTTCCCCCCTTTCAATACATTGAGGTCAATGGCATGAAGCTGACAGAGCCCCACCAAGTCTATGTGCAGATCTTGCAG AAGCTGACAGGTCAGAGGGCAACCGCTAACCACGCAGCAGAACTTCTGGCAAAGCGATTCCGCACCCGAGGGTCCTCTCAGGACACTACTGTGCTGCTTGTGGATGAG CTTGACCTTCTGTGGACTCAGAAACAAGACGTAATGTACAATCTCTTTGACTGGCCCACTCACAAGGAGGCCCGGCTTGTGGTCCTGACCATTGCCAACACCATGGACCTGCCAGAGCGCATCATGATGAACCGGGTGTCCAGCCGACTG GGTCTAACCAGGATGTCCTTCCAGCCCTATACGCACAGCCAGCTGCAACAGATCCTAGTGTCCCGACTCGAACATTTAAAGGCCTTTGAGGATGATGCCATCCAGTTGGTAGCCAGGAAG GTAGCAGCCCTCTCTGGAGATGCACGACGCTGCCTGGACATTTGTAGGCGTGCCACAGAGATTTGTGAGTACTCCCACCAGAAGCCCGGCTCCCCTGGCCTGGTCACCACAGCCCACTTACTGGAAGCGGTCGATGAGATGTTCTCCTCATCATACATCACTGCCATCAA AAATTCCTCCGTGCTGGAACAGAGCTTCCTGAGAGCCATCCTTGCAGAGTTCCGTCGATCAGGGCTGGAGGAAGCAACGTTTCAACAG GTATACAGTCAACACGTGGCCTTGTGCAGGATGGAGGGACTCCCATATCCCACCATGTCGGAGGCCATGGCAGTGTGCTCTCACCTGGGCTCCTGCCGCCTCCTCCTCGTGGAGCCCAGCAGGAATGACCTGCTCCTTCGTGTGCGGCTCAACGTCAGCCAGGATGATGTTCTGTACGCACTGAAAGAGGAGTGA